A genomic region of [Eubacterium] eligens ATCC 27750 contains the following coding sequences:
- the mutL gene encoding DNA mismatch repair endonuclease MutL has protein sequence MPITLLDQNTINKIAAGEVVERPSSVVKELVENAIDAGATAITVEIKEGGISFIRVTDNGSGINKDEIEIAFKRHATSKIESIEDLMAVSSLGFRGEALASIAAVSQVELITKTADSLSGVRYTIDGGVPGEVAEIGAPEGTTFIVRNLFYNTPVRRKFLKTATTEGGYIGSLVEYLALSHPDISFRFISNNQNKLHTSGNMNLKDIIYNVYGRDITNNLYEISGKSQDIEASGFIGKPMVVRGNRTYENYYINGRYIKSSIITKAIEDAYKGFIMPHNYPFSAIHFKINPAIIDVNVHPTKMELRFSNNEYIYNFVYDTCLKALNSKELIAEVSVPDPVAVKMQEEPVVRNVMPDVKLPEKNVSDSMPCKTETKSAESAKAEIKPKRLPEPFEIKGSLQMVMEDKVRYEAVTKSEPPKQMNLFENKLLDENSRNKYRIIGQLFDTYWLIEFEDKFYMMDQHAAHEKVLYERTMNKLHNKTIGTQMILPPIVLSLNMHEEEIYKTNQDIFKRLGYEIEEFGGNEYKVTGIPAGLPKMDYKQLLIDVLDGLSEESAGKDPDIITEKVASMSCKAAVKGNNRLSFNEAFELMDELMKAENPYNCPHGRPTLIMMSRYEIEKKFKRIV, from the coding sequence ATGCCAATAACACTTTTAGACCAGAATACGATTAATAAGATTGCTGCAGGAGAGGTCGTCGAAAGACCTTCTTCTGTAGTTAAGGAGCTTGTTGAAAATGCTATAGATGCCGGAGCAACTGCAATTACAGTTGAGATAAAGGAAGGTGGAATTTCATTTATCAGGGTTACTGATAATGGAAGTGGTATCAATAAAGATGAGATTGAGATAGCATTTAAAAGACATGCCACAAGTAAAATTGAATCAATTGAAGATCTTATGGCTGTTTCGTCTCTGGGCTTCAGAGGTGAGGCACTAGCGAGTATAGCTGCTGTATCACAGGTTGAACTTATTACCAAGACTGCTGACAGTCTGAGTGGTGTGCGTTATACAATTGATGGCGGAGTACCAGGTGAAGTGGCAGAAATAGGCGCTCCGGAGGGAACTACATTTATTGTAAGAAATCTTTTCTATAATACTCCTGTTAGAAGAAAGTTCTTAAAGACAGCGACTACCGAAGGAGGATATATTGGTTCGCTTGTGGAATATCTGGCACTTTCGCATCCTGATATTTCGTTCAGGTTCATAAGTAATAACCAGAATAAGCTGCATACATCGGGTAATATGAATCTTAAAGATATAATATATAATGTGTATGGCAGGGATATAACTAATAATCTGTATGAAATCAGCGGCAAGTCGCAGGATATTGAGGCTTCTGGTTTTATTGGCAAGCCTATGGTTGTCCGCGGAAACAGGACATATGAGAATTATTATATCAACGGCAGATATATCAAGAGTAGTATTATAACTAAGGCTATAGAGGATGCCTATAAGGGCTTTATAATGCCACATAATTATCCGTTCAGTGCGATACATTTTAAGATTAATCCTGCAATTATTGATGTAAATGTACATCCAACCAAGATGGAACTGCGATTCTCGAACAATGAATATATATATAATTTTGTATATGATACATGTTTAAAAGCTCTTAATTCAAAAGAACTTATTGCAGAAGTTTCTGTGCCTGATCCTGTTGCAGTTAAAATGCAGGAAGAACCTGTTGTAAGAAATGTTATGCCGGATGTTAAGCTGCCAGAGAAGAATGTTTCGGATAGTATGCCATGTAAGACAGAGACAAAATCTGCAGAGTCTGCAAAAGCAGAAATTAAGCCAAAAAGACTTCCGGAGCCATTTGAAATTAAGGGTTCTCTGCAGATGGTTATGGAAGATAAAGTAAGATATGAAGCTGTGACAAAATCTGAACCACCAAAGCAGATGAATCTTTTTGAGAATAAGCTTCTTGATGAGAACAGCCGTAACAAATACAGAATCATAGGGCAGCTGTTTGATACTTACTGGCTTATTGAATTTGAAGATAAATTCTATATGATGGATCAGCATGCGGCGCATGAGAAAGTGCTTTATGAAAGAACGATGAACAAGCTTCATAATAAGACGATTGGAACTCAGATGATTCTTCCACCGATTGTATTGTCGCTTAATATGCATGAGGAAGAAATATACAAGACTAATCAGGATATATTTAAAAGATTAGGGTATGAGATTGAAGAGTTTGGCGGCAATGAATATAAGGTTACAGGAATTCCAGCAGGACTTCCTAAGATGGATTACAAACAGCTCCTTATTGATGTTCTGGATGGACTTTCTGAAGAAAGTGCCGGCAAAGATCCTGATATTATTACTGAAAAGGTTGCAAGCATGTCATGTAAAGCGGCTGTAAAGGGCAATAACAGACTGTCATTTAATGAAGCATTTGAACTGATGGACGAGCTTATGAAGGCAGAGAATCCATATAACTGTCCGCATGGCAGACCAACACTAATTATGATGAGCAGATATGAGATAGAAAAGAAATTTAAACGAATAGTATAG
- the miaA gene encoding tRNA (adenosine(37)-N6)-dimethylallyltransferase MiaA — MKKEPLIILTGPTAVGKTELSIELAKAVNGEIISADSMQVYRYMDIGTAKITKEEMQGVKHYLVDEIEPSEGFDVARFKSLATNAIEKIRENGHIPVVVGGTGFYIQALLYDSTFEDDESDYEYRDYLQGIADTKGAEVLHDMLKVADPESAEAIHANNVKRVIRALEFYKTTGRKISEHNNEQRAKESPYNFCYFVLNDKREILYDRINRRVDIMFDNGLLDEVKHLSDMGLVKDDVAMQGIGYKEVFDYLEGRCDEAGLREMIKQDTRHFAKRQLTWFRREPLVTWVDFSQIRREDALSYMLEQLKEKEII, encoded by the coding sequence ATGAAAAAAGAACCTTTAATAATACTTACAGGTCCGACAGCAGTTGGAAAGACAGAGCTTTCCATAGAACTTGCAAAGGCGGTAAATGGTGAGATAATAAGTGCCGATTCCATGCAGGTATACAGATATATGGATATAGGAACTGCCAAGATAACAAAAGAAGAGATGCAGGGGGTTAAGCATTATCTTGTTGATGAGATTGAGCCTTCAGAGGGCTTTGATGTGGCAAGATTTAAGTCTTTGGCAACAAATGCAATAGAAAAAATCCGTGAGAACGGTCATATTCCTGTAGTTGTTGGCGGAACCGGATTTTATATACAGGCACTTTTATATGATTCTACATTTGAAGATGATGAAAGTGACTATGAATATAGGGATTATCTTCAGGGGATTGCTGATACTAAGGGTGCAGAGGTGCTTCATGATATGTTAAAGGTAGCTGACCCTGAATCTGCAGAGGCAATTCATGCTAATAATGTCAAAAGAGTTATTCGTGCACTTGAATTTTATAAGACGACAGGCAGAAAGATATCAGAGCATAATAATGAGCAGAGAGCTAAAGAGTCGCCTTATAATTTTTGTTACTTTGTTCTTAATGATAAAAGAGAAATTTTATATGACAGGATAAACAGGCGTGTTGATATAATGTTTGACAACGGACTGCTTGATGAGGTAAAACATTTGTCGGACATGGGGCTTGTAAAGGACGATGTTGCCATGCAGGGAATCGGATATAAAGAAGTGTTCGATTATCTTGAGGGCAGATGTGACGAGGCAGGTCTTAGAGAGATGATTAAGCAGGATACAAGACATTTTGCAAAAAGACAGCTTACATGGTTTCGGAGAGAGCCGTTGGTTACATGGGTGGATTTTTCCCAGATACGAAGAGAAGATGCGCTTTCGTATATGCTTGAACAACTAAAAGAAAAGGAAATTATTTAA
- a CDS encoding methionine gamma-lyase family protein has translation MREMYKNMGICDEVYDYCDNIIKSLHDRFEEIDKNAEYNQMKVIKAMQDNKVAEMHLSGTTGYGYNDDGRDTLEKIYSDIFKTEDALVRPQIICGTHALNVALSSNLRPGDELLSPVGKPYDTMDEIIGIRPSKGSLAEYGITYAQVDLLPDGGFDYEGIKNAINERTKLVTIQRSKGYASRPTLSVERIGELISFIKDIKPDVICMVDNCYGEFVERIEPSEVGADMIVGSLIKNPGGGLAPCGGYIAGKKECVEQAAYRLSSPGLGKEVGATLGVNQSFYQGLFLSPVVVAGALKGAIFAANVYEKAGFVVRPDGSEPRYDIIQAVELGSADGLLAFCKGIQAAAPVDSFVTPEPWPMPGYDSDVIMAAGAFVQGSSIELSADGPLKEPYSVFFQGGLTWYHAKLGIMMSVQKMFEKDLIKL, from the coding sequence ATGAGAGAAATGTATAAGAATATGGGAATCTGTGATGAAGTATATGATTATTGCGACAATATAATTAAGTCGCTTCATGACAGATTTGAAGAGATAGATAAGAATGCAGAATATAACCAGATGAAGGTTATAAAGGCGATGCAGGATAATAAGGTTGCCGAGATGCATTTATCAGGAACAACAGGTTACGGTTATAATGATGACGGAAGAGATACTCTTGAGAAAATATATTCAGATATATTCAAGACAGAGGATGCACTTGTAAGGCCACAGATTATCTGCGGAACTCATGCGTTAAATGTAGCTTTATCATCTAACTTAAGACCAGGTGATGAGCTTTTATCACCGGTTGGGAAGCCATATGATACAATGGATGAGATTATCGGTATCAGACCTTCTAAGGGAAGCCTTGCAGAATATGGAATTACATATGCACAGGTTGACCTGCTGCCGGACGGTGGTTTTGATTATGAGGGTATTAAGAATGCAATCAATGAAAGAACAAAGCTTGTTACAATTCAGCGTTCCAAGGGATATGCTTCAAGACCTACACTTTCAGTTGAAAGAATCGGTGAGCTTATAAGTTTTATCAAGGATATCAAGCCTGATGTTATATGCATGGTTGATAACTGTTATGGTGAATTTGTTGAAAGAATCGAGCCTTCAGAGGTTGGGGCTGACATGATAGTCGGTTCTCTTATAAAGAATCCGGGCGGAGGACTTGCACCATGCGGCGGCTATATCGCAGGAAAAAAGGAATGTGTTGAGCAGGCAGCTTATAGATTGTCTTCACCGGGGCTTGGAAAAGAAGTCGGTGCAACACTCGGTGTAAACCAGAGCTTTTATCAGGGACTTTTCTTATCACCTGTAGTTGTTGCAGGTGCGCTTAAAGGTGCTATATTTGCTGCAAATGTATACGAAAAGGCAGGTTTTGTAGTAAGACCTGATGGAAGTGAGCCAAGATATGATATTATTCAGGCAGTTGAACTTGGAAGTGCAGACGGGCTTCTTGCTTTCTGTAAAGGAATTCAGGCTGCAGCACCTGTTGACAGCTTCGTTACACCAGAACCATGGCCGATGCCAGGATATGATTCAGACGTTATCATGGCTGCCGGAGCCTTCGTTCAAGGCTCATCAATAGAGCTTTCTGCTGATGGTCCGTTAAAAGAACCTTATTCGGTATTCTTCCAGGGGGGACTTACCTGGTATCATGCAAAGCTTGGAATTATGATGAGTGTTCAGAAAATGTTTGAAAAAGACCTTATAAAGCTTTGA
- a CDS encoding DUF4321 domain-containing protein → MSNISKYKNGWLLWLFILIGIVLGGLIAELTAGVHALSWLSYGQSFGLDSPLVLDLGVLVLTFALQIKITIASIIGVILAIVIYRFI, encoded by the coding sequence ATGAGTAATATTTCTAAATATAAGAACGGCTGGCTGTTATGGCTTTTTATTCTTATAGGCATTGTGCTTGGCGGTCTTATTGCAGAACTTACTGCCGGTGTGCATGCACTTAGCTGGCTGTCTTATGGACAGAGCTTCGGGCTTGATAGTCCACTGGTATTAGATCTTGGAGTCCTTGTGTTAACATTTGCACTCCAGATTAAGATTACAATTGCCAGTATAATAGGAGTTATACTTGCAATTGTTATTTACAGATTTATTTAA
- the radC gene encoding RadC family protein → MVYENIITGVKEEKLLPYEKCLQHGAMSLDNAELLAAIIRTGTNGLSSIQLAEKLLESAGNLKGLYDMSVSELMQIKGIGKAKAVQICCILELSRRIAKQKARERLDFSNAETIAGYYMEDMRHLEKEHLVLVMLDNRCRLIRDKVLSVGTSTGSMVSVREIFKEALDNRAASVVLLHNHPSGNPSPSREDMKVTRSVMEAGKIIGIELLDHIVIGDNSYFSFKQMQYIN, encoded by the coding sequence ATGGTATATGAGAATATAATAACAGGTGTAAAGGAAGAAAAGCTGCTTCCTTATGAAAAATGTCTCCAGCATGGTGCGATGTCGCTTGATAATGCAGAACTTCTAGCAGCAATTATAAGAACAGGAACTAATGGTTTAAGTTCTATCCAGCTTGCAGAGAAGTTACTGGAGAGCGCAGGTAATCTTAAGGGGCTTTATGATATGTCCGTTTCAGAACTTATGCAGATTAAAGGTATAGGAAAAGCGAAAGCTGTACAGATATGCTGCATTCTTGAACTTTCAAGAAGAATTGCCAAGCAGAAGGCTAGAGAAAGACTGGATTTTTCTAATGCGGAAACTATTGCCGGATACTATATGGAAGATATGAGACATTTAGAAAAAGAACATCTGGTTCTTGTAATGCTTGACAACAGATGTCGTCTTATAAGGGATAAGGTGTTATCTGTTGGAACATCAACAGGTTCAATGGTTTCAGTAAGGGAAATATTTAAGGAGGCACTGGATAACAGGGCTGCTTCTGTTGTACTTCTTCATAACCATCCATCGGGAAACCCGTCTCCAAGCAGAGAGGATATGAAGGTGACAAGAAGTGTTATGGAAGCTGGAAAGATTATTGGAATTGAACTGTTAGATCATATTGTTATAGGAGATAATTCTTATTTCAGTTTTAAACAAATGCAATACATCAATTAA
- a CDS encoding rod shape-determining protein, whose product MGNAYGIDIGTSNFKMCCSDKDKILNEKNIIAIANKTELLAFGDEAYEMYEKAPEHIDVSFPVKFGVIADIENMQTLLFNFFNKINEGKKITGSDFYIAVPTDVTEVEKRAFYELVVDSKVKAKNVYVVDKPVADAIGAGLDVTKSKGIMIVNIGAETTEISVLSLGGIVISKAVKIGGNKLDDCIISNVRKAYNLVIGSKTAENLKKELGSAVPVSESFAPGFGRNVLSGLPVSVDISSDVIYQAIIDALHSIMDAIKVILERTPPELAADIIKDGVYFTGGTSQINNLEKFIKEETNLNVNIVEHPAESVVRGLMGVVSNPDFTKVAYTPTEKNFD is encoded by the coding sequence ATGGGTAACGCATACGGTATTGATATAGGCACAAGTAATTTCAAAATGTGCTGTAGTGACAAAGATAAGATACTTAACGAGAAGAATATTATAGCTATAGCTAATAAAACAGAGCTTTTAGCTTTTGGTGATGAGGCATATGAAATGTATGAGAAAGCACCAGAGCATATTGATGTTTCTTTTCCGGTTAAATTTGGTGTGATAGCTGATATTGAAAATATGCAGACTCTTCTTTTTAACTTCTTTAATAAAATTAATGAAGGAAAGAAGATTACAGGTTCTGATTTTTATATTGCCGTTCCAACAGATGTAACAGAAGTTGAAAAGAGAGCTTTTTATGAGTTAGTTGTTGATTCCAAGGTTAAAGCAAAGAATGTTTATGTAGTTGATAAGCCTGTTGCAGATGCTATTGGTGCAGGACTTGATGTAACTAAGTCTAAAGGTATCATGATTGTTAATATCGGAGCTGAGACAACAGAAATTTCTGTTCTTTCATTAGGAGGAATTGTTATAAGCAAGGCTGTTAAGATTGGAGGTAACAAGCTGGATGACTGTATTATAAGTAATGTAAGAAAGGCTTATAATCTTGTGATTGGAAGCAAGACTGCTGAGAATTTAAAGAAAGAATTAGGAAGTGCAGTTCCTGTTTCAGAAAGCTTTGCACCTGGTTTTGGAAGAAATGTTTTATCAGGACTTCCGGTAAGTGTTGATATTTCTTCTGATGTAATATATCAGGCAATAATCGATGCACTTCACTCTATTATGGATGCAATAAAGGTTATTCTTGAGAGGACTCCACCAGAACTTGCAGCGGATATTATCAAAGATGGTGTTTATTTTACAGGCGGAACATCACAGATTAACAACCTGGAGAAGTTTATAAAAGAAGAAACTAATCTTAATGTTAATATTGTTGAACATCCGGCAGAAAGTGTTGTAAGAGGTCTTATGGGAGTTGTTTCTAATCCTGATTTTACTAAGGTTGCATACACTCCTACAGAAAAAAATTTTGATTAA
- the mreC gene encoding rod shape-determining protein MreC, with translation MGKKISSFMTSKNILIVLTVLCCFFIGTSFFTDTLTKPLRKCVSMVVVPVQKGMNNIGLWVYDKYQTLQEISVVLEENKDLQNQVDALTEENNQLKQDSYELSRLRDLYELDSQYTEYSKIGARVIGITTDNWHSSLKIDKGTDDGIQVGMNVIASGGLVGIISETGSNYSIIKTITENNSNVSGMLINTNDTCIVEGDIELMDTGMIRVAHFNSNVIVRNGDKVVTSNISDKYLQGILIGYVKDVKLDSNNLTQSGYIVPAVDFNNLQEVLVITQLKE, from the coding sequence ATGGGAAAGAAGATTTCTTCGTTTATGACATCAAAGAATATTCTTATTGTGCTGACTGTTCTTTGCTGTTTCTTTATAGGAACCAGCTTTTTTACAGATACTTTGACAAAACCTTTGAGAAAATGTGTATCAATGGTTGTTGTTCCTGTACAGAAGGGAATGAACAATATTGGATTATGGGTATATGATAAGTATCAGACTTTACAGGAGATATCAGTTGTACTTGAAGAAAATAAAGATCTTCAGAATCAGGTTGATGCTCTTACTGAAGAGAATAATCAGTTAAAGCAGGATTCTTATGAATTATCAAGGTTAAGAGATTTATATGAACTTGATTCACAATATACAGAGTATTCTAAAATTGGTGCAAGAGTTATAGGCATTACAACAGATAACTGGCATTCTTCACTTAAGATAGACAAAGGTACTGATGATGGCATTCAGGTTGGAATGAATGTTATTGCAAGCGGAGGGCTTGTAGGCATTATTTCAGAAACAGGAAGTAATTATTCTATTATTAAAACAATTACAGAGAATAACAGTAATGTGAGTGGAATGCTTATTAATACTAATGATACATGTATTGTTGAGGGTGATATTGAACTTATGGATACTGGTATGATAAGGGTAGCACATTTTAACAGTAATGTTATCGTACGAAATGGAGATAAAGTTGTCACTTCCAATATAAGCGACAAGTATTTACAGGGAATACTGATTGGATATGTTAAGGATGTTAAGCTGGATTCTAATAATCTTACCCAGTCAGGATACATTGTTCCTGCAGTTGATTTTAACAATCTGCAGGAAGTTTTGGTTATAACACAGCTTAAAGAATAA
- the mreD gene encoding rod shape-determining protein MreD — protein MKRKISELILILFFYLMQVSLARVISIANISPNWLIILPVFFGFFAGKNEGMFVGFFAGIMYDLFFSGLFGFTALVFIYIGYFSGFLYQKYEVREILIPLALVIIADFGYGFISYIGNFLLYNRLNVGYFMSRFILPEVVYTALVSLLVYHPIHYLCVITQQGRERKKKGKIDEGSI, from the coding sequence ATGAAAAGAAAAATATCAGAATTGATTTTAATATTGTTTTTCTATCTCATGCAGGTATCTTTGGCAAGAGTTATTTCAATTGCAAATATTTCACCTAACTGGCTGATTATATTGCCAGTGTTCTTTGGATTTTTTGCAGGTAAGAATGAGGGAATGTTTGTAGGTTTTTTTGCAGGTATAATGTATGATTTATTCTTTTCAGGACTTTTTGGCTTTACAGCACTTGTTTTTATTTACATAGGATATTTTTCGGGATTTTTATATCAGAAGTACGAAGTGAGAGAAATTCTTATACCACTGGCACTTGTGATTATTGCTGATTTTGGATATGGATTTATATCGTATATTGGTAATTTCCTGCTGTATAACAGACTTAATGTAGGCTATTTTATGTCAAGATTTATCTTGCCGGAAGTAGTATATACAGCACTTGTTTCGTTATTGGTGTATCATCCGATACATTATTTGTGTGTTATAACGCAGCAGGGAAGAGAAAGAAAAAAGAAGGGTAAGATTGATGAAGGAAGTATTTGA
- a CDS encoding penicillin-binding transpeptidase domain-containing protein yields the protein MKEVFEYIVSLLKSRIFPMILVFIIMISILVHRLFVLQIVNGDSYVEDLSSSIKKDMSVVAARGRIYDRNGVLLAYNDLSYAVKISDSGRYSDNAVKNKTINNSIDKTLTIIETNGDTYSNDLPIIYNNGQFSYNVEGTSLLRFLRDSYGTESIAALSDEQKATSAENMFKYLCEVYSINYEEFGIEHSLMMVNLRRYMAANSYNRYLTFIIANEVSDKTVAAILENSDELVGVTVEEQYIRRYVDSVYCSQILGYTGTVSNAELEELGDGYESNDIVGKSGIEKSMESELSGSKGEKSVYVDTVGRITEVLDEEDPQAGHDVYLTIDINLQKSIYHAIEDEITSIFMQYFTPGNNKITYNGSGDVDTIYITAQEVYFALIDNNLVSLKQIQEQNTANEAEIYSQFETKKSETLSWLKDELTSGDTAYGKLSEEQKLYIWYIYDLLRSENIFSLANVDTSDSVYYDWIYGDSTSLSQLLTYGISKNWINMSSLTSEKYTSLQESYDALVDYVISALDSDTAFFKKMYKYMINAGSISGRQVCMLLYEQGVLDINADDSKYQALVSGSMGAYEFMSYIVSNKIITVGQLALKPCSGSAVVTNPNNGDILALVSYPSYDNNKLSGTVDAKYYNSLVSDNASPLLNRATQSFIAPGSTYKPCTIIAGIDTGIISSSTTFNCSGVFDKVTPSPRCWQKWGHGSETPVTAIRDSCNVYMYNVGYNLACSKNGSYNSTYGTNVLKKYSDMLGLSTKSGIEIEEGTPGASSQNAIASAIGQGNHRYSTLNLARYVTTLATSGTCYNLTLIDKITDYDGNVLRDNSAEVNNKVELSSDIWNTVHTGMNLAAGTYSAFSSLKMSIAAKTGTAQEKTTDPDHATLITYAPYENPEYCMAVRIQNGYASGNAVTLGADIYKMLFNISD from the coding sequence ATGAAGGAAGTATTTGAGTATATTGTTAGTCTCCTGAAATCAAGGATTTTTCCTATGATTCTTGTGTTTATTATTATGATTTCCATTCTTGTACACAGATTATTTGTTCTTCAGATAGTAAATGGAGACTCATATGTAGAGGATTTATCCAGTTCTATTAAAAAGGATATGAGCGTTGTGGCTGCGAGAGGCCGTATTTATGACAGAAATGGTGTGCTTCTTGCCTATAATGACTTATCTTATGCCGTTAAAATAAGTGATTCAGGCAGATATTCAGATAATGCTGTAAAAAATAAAACTATTAATAATTCAATAGATAAAACATTAACTATTATTGAAACGAATGGAGATACTTATTCTAATGATCTTCCAATTATCTATAATAATGGACAGTTTTCGTATAATGTTGAAGGAACCTCGCTTTTAAGGTTTTTAAGAGATTCTTATGGAACTGAGTCGATTGCAGCTTTAAGTGATGAACAGAAAGCTACATCTGCAGAGAATATGTTTAAATATCTCTGTGAAGTATACAGCATCAATTATGAAGAGTTTGGAATTGAACACTCTTTGATGATGGTTAATCTTAGAAGATATATGGCTGCCAATTCGTATAACAGATATCTTACATTTATTATTGCAAATGAAGTATCTGACAAGACAGTTGCAGCTATATTAGAAAACAGTGATGAGCTTGTAGGTGTTACGGTAGAAGAACAGTATATCAGAAGATATGTCGACAGTGTCTATTGCTCACAGATTCTAGGATATACCGGTACTGTTTCTAATGCAGAACTTGAAGAACTTGGAGATGGATATGAAAGCAATGATATTGTAGGCAAGTCCGGTATTGAAAAGAGTATGGAAAGTGAGTTGTCAGGTTCTAAGGGAGAAAAATCAGTATATGTTGATACTGTTGGAAGAATTACAGAAGTGCTTGATGAGGAAGATCCACAGGCAGGACATGATGTATATCTTACAATTGATATTAATCTTCAGAAATCTATTTATCATGCAATTGAAGACGAAATAACCAGTATTTTTATGCAGTATTTTACGCCGGGAAATAATAAGATAACATATAATGGTTCAGGTGATGTTGATACTATATATATAACAGCTCAGGAAGTATATTTTGCGCTTATTGATAATAACCTGGTTTCTTTAAAGCAGATACAGGAGCAGAATACAGCTAATGAAGCTGAGATATACAGTCAGTTTGAGACTAAGAAATCAGAGACTCTTTCATGGTTGAAGGATGAGCTTACTTCTGGTGATACTGCATATGGAAAGTTATCAGAAGAGCAGAAACTGTATATATGGTATATCTATGATCTTTTAAGAAGTGAGAATATATTCAGTCTTGCAAATGTTGATACAAGTGACAGTGTTTATTATGACTGGATATATGGAGATTCGACAAGTCTTTCACAGCTTCTTACTTATGGTATATCTAAGAACTGGATTAATATGTCATCACTTACATCTGAGAAATATACGAGTCTTCAGGAGTCATATGATGCGCTTGTTGATTATGTTATATCAGCGCTTGATTCAGATACTGCATTTTTTAAGAAGATGTATAAGTACATGATTAATGCAGGCAGCATATCGGGCAGACAGGTGTGTATGTTATTATATGAGCAGGGTGTTCTTGATATTAATGCTGATGATTCAAAATATCAGGCTCTGGTATCTGGAAGCATGGGAGCATATGAATTTATGTCATATATTGTTTCTAATAAAATTATAACTGTTGGACAGCTTGCTCTTAAGCCTTGTTCTGGTTCTGCTGTTGTAACTAATCCAAACAATGGTGATATTCTGGCACTTGTATCTTATCCTAGTTATGATAATAATAAATTGTCAGGAACGGTTGATGCCAAATATTACAATTCTCTTGTAAGTGATAATGCGAGTCCGCTTCTTAACCGGGCAACACAGTCATTTATAGCACCAGGTTCTACTTATAAACCTTGCACAATTATTGCTGGTATTGACACCGGCATAATATCATCATCTACTACATTTAATTGCTCTGGTGTGTTTGATAAGGTAACTCCTTCACCTAGATGCTGGCAGAAATGGGGACATGGAAGTGAAACCCCTGTTACTGCAATCAGGGATTCATGTAATGTTTATATGTATAATGTTGGATATAATCTTGCATGCAGCAAAAATGGTTCGTATAATAGTACTTACGGAACTAATGTATTAAAAAAATATTCTGATATGCTTGGTCTTTCTACAAAGTCAGGAATAGAGATAGAAGAAGGAACTCCTGGAGCTTCTTCGCAGAATGCAATTGCATCTGCAATCGGACAGGGTAACCACAGATACAGTACACTTAATCTTGCAAGATATGTTACAACTCTGGCAACATCAGGAACATGTTATAATCTTACACTTATTGATAAAATAACTGATTATGATGGTAATGTTTTAAGGGATAACAGTGCTGAGGTTAATAATAAAGTTGAGTTAAGTTCTGATATCTGGAATACAGTTCATACAGGTATGAATCTTGCTGCAGGAACTTATTCAGCATTTTCATCATTGAAAATGTCAATTGCTGCAAAGACAGGTACTGCACAGGAAAAAACTACTGATCCTGACCATGCAACACTAATTACCTATGCGCCATATGAAAATCCTGAATATTGTATGGCAGTGCGTATCCAGAATGGTTATGCTTCAGGAAATGCTGTAACACTTGGTGCAGATATTTATAAAATGCTTTTTAATATTAGTGATTAA